The genomic interval TTGATAATCAAAGTAGAGAGATCCTGGTCTGGATAGGTTCTCAGGATTTTTATGATGATGAGGCACAGGGGCAAATAGATGGAGTTCTTGCGGAGCGTTCACCCGGTTCAACCCTTAAGCCGTTTTTATACGCTTCGGCAATTGATGATGGATTGATCGTGCCTGAAACTATGCTGGCAGATGTGCCAAGCTATTATGGGGTATTTCAGCCGAAGAATGCCAGCAGGAAGTATGAGGGCTGGGTAACTGCCAATGAAGCTTTAGTGCGGTCATTGAATGTGCCGGCAGTTCGGCTTTTGAATCTATATGGTTTTGAAAGGTACTATTATTTTCTTAAAGATGCCGGGCTCACTACCTTATTCCGCACTGCTGAAGGTTATGGACTCACGCTGATAATTGGGGGTTGTGAAGTGAGAATGCCTGAGCTGGCAGCACTTTATTGCGGACTTGCCAACCAGGGCAGGTTTGCACCCTTATCTTACCTGAAAGATGAAGATAAAGCTAAACCAGTACAATTGATCAGTCCAGGTAGTTCCTGGCAGATATTGAACGTGATATCTGAATTAAAGCGTCCAGGAGCGGAATATTACTGGCATCAGTTTGATAATCAATGGAAATTAGCCTGGAAGACAGGCACCAGTTATGGTCATCGGGATGCCTGGGCAGTGGGGACTAACCCGCAATATACAATAGCCGTATGGGCTGGTAATTTCAATAATCAGAGTAATCCTATGCTTTCGGGTGCTTCCAGTGCAGGACCGCTACTTTTTGCCATATTCAATGCTTTGCCCAAGGATCCAGAGAAATACTGGTTTAAAATGCCCTTAAACGAGCTGGAAGAATGTGAGATATGTGCAGAAACAGGGTTTGCACCATCAAAATGGTGTGAGAAAGATACGATACTGGTTTCAAAACAGGCAAAGGCATTACGGTTTTGCAATTATCATCAGCCATTTCAGGTAACAAAAGATAGTAAAAATACGGTCTGCTCTAAATGCTGGAAGGGTATTGAGCATGAAACTAAAGCATATCTGGTTTATCCACCGCAAGTCAGGAAATATCTCAAATTAAATGGATATCCAGTTCAGGAAATTCCTCCTCATATTCCAGATTGTCCCACCAGATATAAAGCAAAATTGCAGATAGATTATCCTCAGCCGGGAGCAATGATCTTTCTGCCGCGTGATATTGACCTGCAGCAGCAGAGGCTGACTCCTCAGATTTCCGGATATGCACCAGAAACGAGATTATTCTGGTATCTTGATAATGAATTTGCAGGTAGTACTATCGGAAAGGAAAATATCTCTCTGCTGCCGGAAAATGGTTTTCATACTTTGAGTATTATTGATGAATCAGGTAATAGTGTATCCACTACATTTCAGATAAATGTATCGCAGGAAAAATAAAAAGGGCAGACATAAATGCCTGCCCTCGAATCATAAGTCACGAATCATAACTTCTCATTCTTCACTTCCCTACATTAGTAGCCTTGTGCGAAAGTTGGTCATATAATACTATTTCAGAAATAAAATTTTCTTGCTTATTGTATTCTTTTCATTGGATAAACGATAGAAATATACACCAGACCCAACTCTCTCATTTCTTTCATTAGTACCATCCCATATTGTGATATGTTTACCTTGAAGATAATTATCATTGATAAGAGTTTTCACTTTTTGACCTTTAATATTATAGACTGAGAGTTCAATATGACCATCTTGTGGTAAATAAAAAACAATATTAGTCTCCGGATTAAATGGGTTTGGATAATTCATAGAGGTTAACATTTCTGGTGAGGGAGGATTGTTATTTTCTATACTAATACCGGTTCTGATAGATGATAATAATTTTTGAGTTAACAGATCATGCTCTTTTTGGGAAGATGGAACTAAATTGCTCATTAGACCACTTGCCCTGTTTTCTGATTCCAGATAAGTATAACCAAGATCAATAACAGCATAACAGGAATCTTCATAGCTGGGATTATTCATTAGAATATCCTCATATATTCCTATTGCTTCATCAAAATCAGCTAATCTTCGATTTACTAAAGCTAAACAATTTATACAAGCTTTGATTAAGGTTTCTGAATTTGAATTAGATATTAATGAATTTATATATGATTCATAATATTCTAAATTGTCAAGTTCACTATAACAACTGAATAATGCAGAAATAGAAAAAATATCATTTTCCGAAACATTCTCGTCTTCCAATATTGAAATAAAATATGGTATTGCTACTACATATTCTTCATTATTAAAGAATTGCATTGCAGTTTCAAAATCAGTTACTTCATCATTTCTATATTGGTAATTCGTATTAGGAGATAAATCCCATATTTCGCACTCTAATGTTACAAGGTCATAGAACTTGGGGAGAAAATCTACAGGATAAGGGCTACCCCACCAATTTCCTCCAACATTTAAAGTTGGTGCACCTGGTGCTAGTATATTGTATATGTTCAGATTCTGATTATCAAAATCATTATGACCTTTATTCATAACTGGATAACATTTGTACAAATATAAACCATCATTATTGTTATATATTGCATTATTACCTAAACCTACACCCATATACATTACTGCTTCATGGAAATTCTCTAAACCATCAAATCCATTATTATAGATAAAATTTTCCGCCAATTTAACTGATCCATTATAAACTAATATACCAATATCATTGTCGTGAATTTTTGAGTTAAATATTCCATTGAGATCACTATCACTAATATTCACAGCAACATTGGCATTGCTGATGTTAGCATAATGCATTGATATATTACTATTATAATAAGTCTTTATACTCGTCCAGTATTGAGTTACATTATTCTTGCACATTCCTGTTATATAAATGGGTCTATCCACTGATCCCCGTATACTTAAATTTCCATAATTAACAATAGAGGAATATTCCTCAAATCTGATTTCAGTTCCTGGAACTAAGATGATTAAGTTATTATGTCTGAGTATATTTGTATCATGATCAATTATAGCATCATGTCTTATAGAAAGGTCAGTAGTTATATTTTGCGGAATACTTTGATAGTAAGAACCTGTATGTCGGGAATTTCCTCTTATCTGTTCATATTCAGAAATTGCATCAACCGGAAATCCTAAGGGATAAAGAAACAGTTTACCGTCAGTTGTCACGATTATAACCTCTTTATCATAGGTATTATTTATTTTACCAAGTCCGCAAGTAAAATAACTATCTGAATCATTTACCATTAACATACTTGGAAATCCATTGAATCCGAGTTGATGTTCTGACATAATAATTATATCTTGCTCTTTATCTGAATTGATATCGCATTTTAAATAGCACTCAGGTAAAATTGAGATGTGACTAAAACTATTGCTGACAGGGTTATAACTTTCCAAGGAATTTGTGTGTGGATTAATATAAGTTAGATCTAACCCATTTTCTTCCAAAGTATTATCACTTAGGCTCAATTTATTTGTTGTAGAAAAATCTCCAATTGGCCGTGATGCACAATCTGTCCAGGAATCTGAAATATAATTATAGTAATTAATCTCAATACTTCCAGTAGGTATGTCAGGATAATAATTACATGCTACTATATCTTTTTCACCATCCTCATTAATATCGCCAACTAATGTTTCATAATTATGATCAAAATCATGAAAATCAGATAAAAGATAATCTACAGTCCTATATAATACTAAGTCATTTTCTGAATTCATACCAAAAATTCCGAAATAAGCATCATCAATATTCTGTTCATTGTATTCAAGATCAAACGGTACGATAATTTCTTTCTTTGTATCTCCATTAACATCAGCTACAGATATTGCTGCTGAGATATGTTTTTCGCTTGAACAATAATTATAAATATCAAATTCATCATTAACATTATCATATTCTATTACTATTATGCCAGCAAAATTTGAACCTGCATATCTGTTTTTGACTATGATAATATCTAATTGCCCATCGCCTGTCACGTCTTCTATAACGACTGGATATTCAGGTCTTCCTGTAAAACCAACATTATCTAATACATCCACAATAACACCCTGATAATTCCAAATATATACATCACCATTTTTGTCAGCAGCTACAATTTCTTTAAAACCATCACTATTGATATCACCTACTGCTGGTGTACATTCGATTCTACCCATTGTTTCTGGTAAAGAGATTGTACCGGAATACTCTCGGTAGTAATAAATATCACCTAAGTTATTTTGAAGTTCAGATGGTACAGATGTCACAATAATATCATCAAGACCGTCCTGATCAATATCATCAATTACAATATCTGTGGCTACAATATAGTCAGCATTTTCAAAAATAACTGCATACGGAGTCAATGAAGGACTAATTGGCAACTCGAATTCAAAATCCATTTCAAAATCTATTTCATCATCACCATATTCTCCTGATAAATGTAGAGTAATTTCTACTGTTCTCGGATTATATCCCGATGTTTCTTCAATTTCTACACTACAGACCACAGTTTCTGTCTCTTCTATATCTCCCCAAACCATGGAATTTCCTCCTCCATTATAATTGAAGTTAATATATGCATCATCTGTCTCCAAAATACCGGTAACATTATCAGCATCTGCCCAAAGGTTCTTGATTGATATTCCAATTACTCCTTCACCTCCGCATTCAACTGGATTATCCCCCACATATTCATAGCCTTCATAGTTTATTATTGGATGTGGTGTTCCAAGTGCTTCTCCAGCATTGACTAATCCTGCGCCTATCATACCTTCATAATAAGTGTCCTTTGAAAAATCATAAGCAGTGATTTCCATTATGTATTCAAGATCCGATATATCCATTGTTCCTGCTTCCAATTGACTATAGTACTTTGCTATCATAAGAGAAAATACTCCACTGATAATTGGTGCCGCCATTGATGTTCCAGCCATAAAATCGTAATATGGATCAACACTCCAATGACCAAATGCCCATGATTGTTCACTTTGAGTACAGTGATATGTTGGTACTGTACTTATTATAGCACTATCTGAATGAGGTCCATTGGGACTTCCTACTCCTCCAGGTGCAGAAATATTTACCCATTCAGCATAATTTGAATATGTTGTCAGAGTAATACCATGACTCGGATGATTTGTTGCCGCCACAGTATATACATTATCAAGTGATGCCGGATATACTTCGAGATATTCAGGGATATAATCTCCATTATTTCCGGAAGCAGCTATTACCATAATATCTTTTTCTTCGTATAATAATGTTATTACTTCCTGCATATTTTGAAAATTCAGTAATTCATTTTGGGGAATATTATTGGGATTCAATGGTACGGTACCTAAACTCATATTTATTATTCTAGGCTGATTTGTTGTTAAGGAATATATATAATCCAGTGCATTCACAATATCTGAAGCATTCCCTCCTGCAGTTGAACCTAATACTTTAAAAGGATATATTTTCACATAATCATTCCAACCTGCTATAGAAGCTACACCACCATTTTCATCAGCACTAATCCAATTATTTGTTTCGGCAGCCAGTATCCCGGCGACATGCGTTCCATGACCATTATCGTCTATAAAATCTCCGGTATTCGTGAAATCCTCGCCAATTACATCATTATTTGCATCTCGTAAAAGCTGGTTTACCAAATCAGGATGTGTATAATCAATGCCGGTATCAAGAACTGCAACTATGATGTCTTCCGAAGGATTAACATTCTGGACTTCATCCCAGGCATCTTCCGCATTAATATCATTCAAATGCCAGTTGTAATCATTATAATAACCATCATTAGGAGCTATAAATGCCTTAATTACAATATCTTTGTAAGCACTGATCACCTTACTTTCTTGCTTAAATTCAGCAGTAACATCATCTTGATCAATAGAATCGGGAAAGCTGCACTTATAAGTATATTGTAAATTTGGAATATTCCCCGCAGCATACAGCCTTTCTAAATAATCAATTTCATAAGTCTCTGCTAAGTTATTGAACCATGCCTGATCGGTGATCACGGTAGTATCCATGCGTATAGTAATATTATTGAATGGTTCACTTGCCCGGAAGAGTATTTTGCCTTCCACGTACATCGAGTCCGGGAGATCAGCAAATAATATCACGCTTGATACTAATGCCAACAGTAAAAAAGTGATTTTTTTCATCATTCCTCCACTTTTAGTCTTTTATTAACTCAAAATCTCATATTTTGAGTTTTATTTTTTCTTACTTTATCATCACCATTCTGCCCGTTCTATTTACATTTCCACCTGATAATTTATATAGATAAACACCACTTGGCATTTCTCTGCCATTATCATCTTTTCCATCCCAAACCACCGAATAAATTTTACATTTTACATTTTCAATTTTAAATTCTCGAACGCGCTGCCCTTTTATATTATAAATATTCAACTCTGCGTTCCGCCAAGACGGATAAATCTCTGTGCCCTCTGTGGTGTAAAAAGAAATTGTTGTCTGGGGATTAAAGGGATTGGGATAATTCCACAGAAGTCTGATCGGCTGTTCGGGAATTTCGTTTTCATCATTATCCGATTGGTCATAATAAAATGCACCAATATCGCCTGTCGTACCGTCATGATCCATATATTCGGGAGCAGGATTCCCGGCATCGATTGCCGGTGAATTGCCTATTAGATGAAAATCATCATTTTCAGGATCAGCAAATAAAGGATTAAGAAAAAGATTATAATATGTATCACATGAGTCTCCATTTGCATTTTGGGTGGTAATGTCTCCGAATCCGTCCGGTATCTGCATTACAGCAGTCGTATCATTTTCCCAGAAAAGGTTATATTCAAGGCAGACAAGCTCTTCACAGGATGAAATTCCCATCTGATTTTCATAAATGATATTGTTGATGATTGAAAAATTATCATCTTCGATATTGATAATAGCCGACTGGTTATACGCTATGGTATTATTATAAATATCAATGAATGCATACCCTACATTTTCCGAAGTATAAATTCCTGCTGCTCCGTTTCCATAGATCAGATTATAAGCAACTTCAGTAGGAATATCGTAACTGCTAAGGTAACTGAAGTTTATTCCATGGTTCTGATTATTACATATCGTATTAGCATAGATCACGGGATACGTCGGAGACCTTGTATATATACCATTACTATTACCTGAAATATAATTATTACTGATCGTTACATCGGTTATAAATGCAGTACTTGAACCTACTTGAATACCATATCTAGTATTATTAGTAATAGTATTATTATCAATTACCAGTTCAGGACAATCATAAGCATTTATTCCATGATATTCGCAATTTGCAATGAGGCTGTTCACAACTTCAAGATTTGAATCATTATTCGATTGTATTCCGCTATAATAATAACAATTTCTTATCTCGCAATTATCCACATAAAGTTCACTGTCATAATCATTCATTAATCCGGTACCATTATTGGTTAACTGGCAATTTGTAATTTCGGTAGAGCTTTCGAAGTCATTTCTTAAAGCGGCATCATTATTCTCATAGAAGGTACTATCTATAACAGCTTCTGAGTTATACTCGCAGACTGTACCAATATGACAATTATAAATATTGCATCCATTTATATTAATAGAGGCAAAATTTATCACTTCAATTCCATGCATATTCGAGTTACATATCCTGCTGTTGCTGATATCCAGGCTGCTATGAGTATTGCATGAAATTCCGTTTTCATTATATTCGATATTACAAAAAGCTATTATGCTGTTTGAAGACGAATATCCCGTTATTTCTATCTTATCCCAGTCTGAAATTGCAGGTTCTGCCTTACCTGACGTAAAATATATTGAATCGGTTTCCGTACCCTCAGCCAGCAAGGTTCCGTATATCGTAAAAGAATAATGATCCATAAATCTGACCGTTACTCCAGGTTCAATGATCAAAGTATCTCCCATATTTACATAAATATCATCAAACACCGAATAGATATAATCATTACTCAAAACTCCGCTCAAACTTCCCATCAGTGCCTCTTCTTCAGGTATTACCTCTATATAATCCTCTTTCATAAAAGTATCTGAGCCATTTTCTCCATAAGCACTAAGCGTTACGGTATAATCACCACTGTTTTCATAAATATGCAGGGGATCGCATGCTGTACTCGTATCTCCA from Candidatus Stygibacter australis carries:
- the pbpC gene encoding penicillin-binding protein 1C, with protein sequence DASKKLDNYGKIVLDRQGKILRAFLNENEQWCFVPGNAQIPPKLEKAVLCFEDRYFYQHPGFNPVSIIQAVSRNIKAGKVVSGGSTITMQVCRLANPGERTLYKKLMELLQAVKLEILYTKKEILSLYLNNAPYGGNILGVRAAALKYFAREPAQLSWAEAALLAVLPNAPAQLSPGKNQQLLIDKRNRLLHNLAKKGYIDEITCELSCREPAVDNKRNLPCEAPHFTRYAAAKQNSPEIRTTLDLQLQNMIERTIKFQGGYLHENGIRNLSALVVDNQSREILVWIGSQDFYDDEAQGQIDGVLAERSPGSTLKPFLYASAIDDGLIVPETMLADVPSYYGVFQPKNASRKYEGWVTANEALVRSLNVPAVRLLNLYGFERYYYFLKDAGLTTLFRTAEGYGLTLIIGGCEVRMPELAALYCGLANQGRFAPLSYLKDEDKAKPVQLISPGSSWQILNVISELKRPGAEYYWHQFDNQWKLAWKTGTSYGHRDAWAVGTNPQYTIAVWAGNFNNQSNPMLSGASSAGPLLFAIFNALPKDPEKYWFKMPLNELEECEICAETGFAPSKWCEKDTILVSKQAKALRFCNYHQPFQVTKDSKNTVCSKCWKGIEHETKAYLVYPPQVRKYLKLNGYPVQEIPPHIPDCPTRYKAKLQIDYPQPGAMIFLPRDIDLQQQRLTPQISGYAPETRLFWYLDNEFAGSTIGKENISLLPENGFHTLSIIDESGNSVSTTFQINVSQEK
- a CDS encoding S8 family serine peptidase: MMKKITFLLLALVSSVILFADLPDSMYVEGKILFRASEPFNNITIRMDTTVITDQAWFNNLAETYEIDYLERLYAAGNIPNLQYTYKCSFPDSIDQDDVTAEFKQESKVISAYKDIVIKAFIAPNDGYYNDYNWHLNDINAEDAWDEVQNVNPSEDIIVAVLDTGIDYTHPDLVNQLLRDANNDVIGEDFTNTGDFIDDNGHGTHVAGILAAETNNWISADENGGVASIAGWNDYVKIYPFKVLGSTAGGNASDIVNALDYIYSLTTNQPRIINMSLGTVPLNPNNIPQNELLNFQNMQEVITLLYEEKDIMVIAASGNNGDYIPEYLEVYPASLDNVYTVAATNHPSHGITLTTYSNYAEWVNISAPGGVGSPNGPHSDSAIISTVPTYHCTQSEQSWAFGHWSVDPYYDFMAGTSMAAPIISGVFSLMIAKYYSQLEAGTMDISDLEYIMEITAYDFSKDTYYEGMIGAGLVNAGEALGTPHPIINYEGYEYVGDNPVECGGEGVIGISIKNLWADADNVTGILETDDAYINFNYNGGGNSMVWGDIEETETVVCSVEIEETSGYNPRTVEITLHLSGEYGDDEIDFEMDFEFELPISPSLTPYAVIFENADYIVATDIVIDDIDQDGLDDIIVTSVPSELQNNLGDIYYYREYSGTISLPETMGRIECTPAVGDINSDGFKEIVAADKNGDVYIWNYQGVIVDVLDNVGFTGRPEYPVVIEDVTGDGQLDIIIVKNRYAGSNFAGIIVIEYDNVNDEFDIYNYCSSEKHISAAISVADVNGDTKKEIIVPFDLEYNEQNIDDAYFGIFGMNSENDLVLYRTVDYLLSDFHDFDHNYETLVGDINEDGEKDIVACNYYPDIPTGSIEINYYNYISDSWTDCASRPIGDFSTTNKLSLSDNTLEENGLDLTYINPHTNSLESYNPVSNSFSHISILPECYLKCDINSDKEQDIIIMSEHQLGFNGFPSMLMVNDSDSYFTCGLGKINNTYDKEVIIVTTDGKLFLYPLGFPVDAISEYEQIRGNSRHTGSYYQSIPQNITTDLSIRHDAIIDHDTNILRHNNLIILVPGTEIRFEEYSSIVNYGNLSIRGSVDRPIYITGMCKNNVTQYWTSIKTYYNSNISMHYANISNANVAVNISDSDLNGIFNSKIHDNDIGILVYNGSVKLAENFIYNNGFDGLENFHEAVMYMGVGLGNNAIYNNNDGLYLYKCYPVMNKGHNDFDNQNLNIYNILAPGAPTLNVGGNWWGSPYPVDFLPKFYDLVTLECEIWDLSPNTNYQYRNDEVTDFETAMQFFNNEEYVVAIPYFISILEDENVSENDIFSISALFSCYSELDNLEYYESYINSLISNSNSETLIKACINCLALVNRRLADFDEAIGIYEDILMNNPSYEDSCYAVIDLGYTYLESENRASGLMSNLVPSSQKEHDLLTQKLLSSIRTGISIENNNPPSPEMLTSMNYPNPFNPETNIVFYLPQDGHIELSVYNIKGQKVKTLINDNYLQGKHITIWDGTNERNERVGSGVYFYRLSNEKNTISKKILFLK
- a CDS encoding right-handed parallel beta-helix repeat-containing protein; translation: MKRIYWLLFIIILFCCGYLSAIEVEGIIGSDTVWSPENNPYQVIDDIEVPEGITLTIEPGVRVEFMDYHRFQIYGSLLSVGTESDSIFFTSGRIDPTTGDWYAINFIEEPSSNSVLTKTIIEYSNAGALCENSSPGIYNNKFINNHTGIVCYDNSLFLVIHDNILVNNSWGIYCNNSEAIFRYNYLSDNEEYGIYCTENSSPTITNNVIKTTMGIAIIIKENSVPVVSQNNFLDNETCISIEDNADPVIFNNIFYASGTGIDIDETSIPSSVGYNLFWLNTVDLSEDVLPGFGELTEINANGDECDVYYNLFLDPEFLDPENGDFHLAESSPAIDAGNPGHDYTDPDGTVADLGALYYQQGPLIPLADFSAEPLQGGAPLAVQFTNLSLYGAETYLWDFGDGDTSTACDPLHIYENSGDYTVTLSAYGENGSDTFMKEDYIEVIPEEEALMGSLSGVLSNDYIYSVFDDIYVNMGDTLIIEPGVTVRFMDHYSFTIYGTLLAEGTETDSIYFTSGKAEPAISDWDKIEITGYSSSNSIIAFCNIEYNENGISCNTHSSLDISNSRICNSNMHGIEVINFASININGCNIYNCHIGTVCEYNSEAVIDSTFYENNDAALRNDFESSTEITNCQLTNNGTGLMNDYDSELYVDNCEIRNCYYYSGIQSNNDSNLEVVNSLIANCEYHGINAYDCPELVIDNNTITNNTRYGIQVGSSTAFITDVTISNNYISGNSNGIYTRSPTYPVIYANTICNNQNHGINFSYLSSYDIPTEVAYNLIYGNGAAGIYTSENVGYAFIDIYNNTIAYNQSAIINIEDDNFSIINNIIYENQMGISSCEELVCLEYNLFWENDTTAVMQIPDGFGDITTQNANGDSCDTYYNLFLNPLFADPENDDFHLIGNSPAIDAGNPAPEYMDHDGTTGDIGAFYYDQSDNDENEIPEQPIRLLWNYPNPFNPQTTISFYTTEGTEIYPSWRNAELNIYNIKGQRVREFKIENVKCKIYSVVWDGKDDNGREMPSGVYLYKLSGGNVNRTGRMVMIK